The Zingiber officinale cultivar Zhangliang chromosome 10A, Zo_v1.1, whole genome shotgun sequence genome contains a region encoding:
- the LOC122026939 gene encoding WRKY transcription factor SUSIBA2-like: MEGNPELVGVDLCCGEAKGGSPAAELLSEGSGAGNHDNDDRTREGRAGNMGKPDPGVSQFAGAIGARYKSMPPARLPIARSPCLTIPPGFSPSALLESPVFLTDMKAEPSPTTGTLNMPSIVGKTVTSGMSASTVGILNLSSGDEGNAGDSEFRSHAKVSYSPGLSSLRPLISSQPLGQASVLSKKELVSAPTSSVEGSKLSSFPIAKTDFSEVKLTKCSEQSAEMLQSDSNEPILEKSAEDGYNWRKYGQKHVKGSEYPRSYYKCTHPNCQMKKQIERSHDGQITEVIYKGQHDHPRPQTNRRTSTTTIMSNQDEENSTNFSSLMRAEDKSENVPCHFVQPIDPNNDTEMSPVLISEVDAANGSGQSNNCDEIVGDDDPEYKRRKMEIANADAALIGKVNHEPRVVVQTISEVDILDDGYRWRKYGQKVVKGNPNPRSYYKCTNAGCPVRKHVERASHDPKAVITTYEGKHNHDVPAARTTGHESSVSTVTNDESSAGAHSRTAALPMPGMIRNCSTRTFSHPFNQIESSRISLDLGVGIIPYANNITNEKHQSLEIEQVNYHAQSIDCNRWVVQATPSSASTLNGNSQPRIYESGDGGDGFTIKTTSINPSSMYYATAGNLVMGP, translated from the exons ATGGAGGGTAATCCTGAGCTCGTCGGGGTAGATCTCTGCTGCGGAGAGGCCAAGGGCGGTTCTCCGGCCGCCGAACTTCTTTCCGAGGGTTCTGGCGCCGGTAACCATGACAACGATGACAGGACGCGGGAGGGGAGGGCTGGGAATATGGGGAAGCCGGATCCTGGAGTGTCTCAGTTTGCAGGAGCAATAGGAGCGAGGTACAAGTCGATGCCTCCGGCTCGGCTCCCGATCGCTCGTTCTCCGTGCCTTACGATCCCCCCCGGATTTAGTCCCTCCGCCCTGCTCGAATCCCCTGTTTTCCTCACCGACATGAAG GCTGAACCTTCTCCAACTACTGGAACGCTCAATATGCCCTCTATTGTTGGTAAAACTGTTACTTCAGGCATGTCAGCCTCTACTGTAGGTATTTTGAATCTCAGTTCCGGTGATGAAGGGAATGCTGGAGATTCTGAGTTTAGATCCCATGCCAAAGTATCTTATAGTCCTGGCTTATCCTCTTTGCGGCCTTTG ATTTCTAGTCAACCTCTAGGTCAGGCCAGTGTCCTCTCCAAAAAAGAATTGGTTTCAGCTCCAACTTCATCTGTTGAAGGATCCAAATTATCATCTTTCCCTATAGCTAAAACTGATTTCAGTGAGGTAAAACTGACAAAATGTTCAGAGCAAAGTGCAGAGATGTTACAGTCAGATAGCAATGAACCTATACTTGAAAAATCTGCAGAAGATGGTTATAACTGGAGGAAGTATGGGCAGAAACATGTTAAAGGTAGTGAATATCCTCGGAGCTATTACAAATGCACCCATCCTAATTGCCAGATGAAGAAACAGATAGAACGTTCCCATGATGGACAAATTACTGAAGTAATTTATAAAGGTCAACATGATCATCCTAGACCTCAGACTAATCGCCGTACCTCAACTACTACTATTATGTCCAACCAAGATGAAGAAAACTCCACTAACTTTTCTTCTTTGATGAGAGCCGAAG ACAAGTCAGAAAATGTGCCTTGCCACTTTGTGCAACCAATTGATCCGAACAATGATACTGAGATGTCTCCAGTCTTGATCAGTGAAGTTGATGCTGCAAATGGCAGTGGGCAATCTAATAATTGCGATGAGATAGTTGGAGATGATGATCCCGAGTACAAGCGCAG GAAAATGGAAATTGCTAATGCTGATGCTGCTTTAATTGGCAAAGTGAACCATGAGCCACGTGTTGTAGTACAAACTATAAGTGAAGTTGATATCCTGGATGATGGATATCGATGGCGGAAGTATGGGCAGAAAGTAGTTAAGGGGAATCCTAATCCAAG GAGCTACTACAAGTGTACAAATGCTGGTTGCCCTGTCAGGAAACATGTTGAGAGGGCATCACATGATCCAAAGGCAGTAATCACGACCTACGAAGGAAAGCACAATCATGATGTACCTGCTGCAAGGACAACTGGCCATGAGTCTTCCGTATCAACTGTCACAAATGATGAAAGTTCTGCAGGTGCCCACAGCAGGACAGCAGCTCTGCCCATGCCTGGCATGATAAGGAACTGCAGTACAAGAACCTTCTCCCACCCATTCAACCAAATTGAGAGTTCTAGGATCAGTCTTGATCTTGGTGTGGGCATCATTCCATATGCAAACAACATCACAAATGAAAAGCATCAGTCTTTAGAAATAGAACAGGTAAATTATCACGCACAATCTATCGACTGTAATAGGTGGGTGGTGCAAGCTACCCCGTCATCTGCATCCACTTTAAATGGAAATTCACAACCAAGAATCTATGAGTCTGGAGACGGGGGTGATGGATTTACAATTAAGACAACTTCTATAAATCCTTCGAGTATGTATTATGCAACTGCTGGGAACTTGGTCATGGGCCCATGA